From a region of the Mycobacterium intracellulare ATCC 13950 genome:
- a CDS encoding sensor histidine kinase produces the protein MTGASTTPTPSLQRRVTLVVLALLAVLLVVLGVTIDVTMGVLTRHNLHDRLLAATSRADALSAAHTSADRIAAELNGGGIRALVVTADGAAYGDRGISPDLTAGPVQPPPPPFPPPPPPPYPPAPYAFPPPPPPRPPRPGPPPDATATAVVHPLPDGSRVILVADTTQTTQVTRQLRGLLIAVGLVTLLIAALLLIAVSRAALRPLDRLTALANAITTGDRGRRLHPERTDTELGRAASAFDGMLDALETSERRARRAADTAQRAETATRRFLVDAAHELRTPIAGIQVAAEQLANSASEHHDGSQYRRAALLFSDARRAGRLVSDMLDLSRIDAGLALERDDVDVAAVLDGEVDRAAMLAPQITVRRTGLPSLTLQADPTRLSQIVSNLLDNARRYTPAGGAITVDLRAGDDVAEVTVTDTGPGIPEQERDRVFERLVRLDTGRARDHGGAGLGLAIARALARAHGGDLECLPHEGGAQFRLVLPINARRSG, from the coding sequence ATGACGGGCGCATCGACGACGCCGACTCCGTCGCTGCAACGGCGCGTGACGCTGGTGGTGTTGGCGCTGCTGGCCGTCCTGCTGGTGGTGCTCGGGGTGACCATCGATGTCACGATGGGCGTCCTCACCCGCCACAATCTGCACGACCGGCTGCTCGCCGCGACATCGCGCGCCGACGCGCTCAGCGCCGCGCACACCTCGGCCGATCGGATCGCGGCCGAACTCAACGGCGGCGGGATTCGCGCGCTCGTCGTCACCGCCGACGGCGCCGCCTACGGAGACCGCGGGATCAGCCCCGACCTGACCGCCGGACCGGTGCAGCCGCCACCGCCGCCCTTTCCGCCACCTCCGCCACCGCCGTATCCGCCTGCGCCCTATGCGTTTCCACCGCCACCGCCGCCGCGACCGCCAAGGCCCGGCCCTCCGCCGGATGCCACCGCGACGGCCGTGGTGCATCCGTTGCCCGACGGCTCCCGGGTGATCCTGGTCGCCGACACCACGCAGACGACGCAGGTCACTCGCCAGCTGCGTGGGCTGCTGATCGCGGTGGGCCTGGTGACCTTGCTGATCGCGGCGCTGTTGCTGATCGCGGTGAGCCGGGCGGCGCTGCGGCCGCTGGATCGGCTCACGGCGCTGGCCAACGCCATCACCACCGGGGACCGCGGCCGCCGCCTGCATCCCGAGCGCACCGACACCGAACTCGGCCGCGCCGCAAGCGCTTTCGACGGCATGCTGGACGCCTTGGAAACGTCCGAGCGCCGCGCCCGGCGCGCCGCCGACACCGCACAGCGCGCGGAGACGGCAACCCGGCGATTCCTCGTCGACGCCGCCCACGAGCTGCGCACCCCGATCGCCGGCATCCAGGTCGCCGCCGAGCAACTCGCCAACAGCGCCTCCGAACACCACGACGGAAGCCAATATCGCCGGGCGGCGCTGCTGTTCTCCGATGCGCGCCGGGCCGGACGGCTCGTGTCCGACATGCTGGACCTGAGCCGCATCGACGCCGGGCTGGCGCTCGAGCGCGATGACGTCGACGTGGCCGCCGTGCTCGATGGCGAAGTCGACCGAGCCGCCATGCTGGCACCGCAGATCACGGTGCGCCGCACCGGATTACCGTCGCTGACGCTACAGGCCGACCCGACCCGGTTGTCGCAGATCGTGTCCAACCTGCTCGACAACGCTCGCCGGTACACGCCGGCCGGCGGCGCCATCACCGTCGACCTGCGCGCCGGCGACGATGTCGCGGAGGTCACCGTGACCGACACCGGGCCGGGCATCCCGGAGCAGGAGCGGGATCGCGTCTTCGAGCGGCTGGTGCGCCTGGACACCGGGCGCGCCCGCGACCACGGCGGCGCCGGGCTGGGACTGGCGATCGCGCGGGCGCTGGCCCGCGCCCACGGCGGCGACCTGGAGTGCCTGCCCCACGAGGGCGGCGCTCAGTTCCGGCTCGTCCTGCCGATCAACGCCCGGCGATCGGGATAG
- a CDS encoding response regulator transcription factor produces MVVMTDCVRTAAGRGGHFSVGTPRVLVVEDSETIREMVSEALADVGYHTDARCDGGGLEEVLDGMRPDLVVLDVMLPGRDGFALIDVIREWGDIGIVLITARDGLPDRLRGLDGGADDYVIKPFELAELVSRVGAVLRRRGRLPQVVQVGDVALDLGAGVAARDGHRLDLTATELRVLAFLVEQRGRIVSAAQILNGVWGYDAYDPNLVQVHVSGLRRKLEAHGPRILHTVRGIGYRLQPERP; encoded by the coding sequence ATGGTGGTCATGACGGATTGCGTCCGCACGGCCGCGGGTCGCGGCGGTCACTTCAGCGTGGGCACACCGCGGGTGCTGGTCGTCGAAGACTCAGAGACCATCCGGGAGATGGTCAGCGAGGCGCTCGCCGATGTCGGCTATCACACCGACGCCCGCTGCGACGGCGGCGGGCTGGAAGAGGTGCTCGACGGCATGCGGCCCGATCTCGTGGTGCTCGACGTGATGCTGCCGGGCCGCGACGGGTTCGCGCTCATCGATGTCATCCGCGAATGGGGCGACATCGGAATCGTCTTGATCACCGCTCGCGACGGGTTGCCGGACCGGTTGCGCGGCCTCGACGGCGGAGCCGACGACTACGTCATCAAGCCGTTCGAGTTGGCCGAGCTCGTGTCGCGGGTCGGCGCGGTGTTGCGCCGGCGCGGACGGCTGCCGCAGGTGGTTCAGGTGGGCGACGTTGCGCTGGACCTCGGCGCCGGGGTCGCCGCGCGCGACGGCCACCGGCTCGACCTGACCGCCACCGAGCTGCGCGTGCTGGCCTTCCTCGTGGAGCAGCGGGGCCGGATCGTCTCCGCCGCCCAGATCCTGAACGGGGTGTGGGGCTACGACGCGTACGACCCCAACCTGGTGCAGGTGCACGTCAGCGGATTGCGGCGCAAGCTCGAGGCCCACGGCCCCCGGATCCTGCACACCGTTCGCGGCATCGGCTACCGGCTGCAACCCGAGCGGCCATGA
- a CDS encoding nitroreductase family deazaflavin-dependent oxidoreductase translates to MGSVPRDQSSPLPAKLAARLLRSRHLMRAPIWIYKARAGALFGSRILLLEHIGRKSGAPRHAVLEVIDHPSPDTYVVASGFGRKAQWFRNIAANPRVRVYAGSHAPRPAAARVLDQHEADRTLADYRTRHPKTWERMRPVLEDTLGAPITDTNTPLPLVELKLD, encoded by the coding sequence ATGGGGAGCGTGCCACGAGATCAATCGTCTCCGCTCCCCGCCAAGCTCGCCGCACGGCTGCTACGGTCGCGCCACCTGATGCGCGCACCGATCTGGATTTACAAGGCCCGTGCGGGCGCGCTGTTCGGTTCGCGCATCCTGTTGCTCGAACACATCGGCCGCAAATCCGGAGCGCCGCGCCACGCGGTGCTGGAGGTCATCGACCACCCGTCCCCCGACACCTACGTCGTGGCCTCCGGATTTGGCCGAAAAGCCCAGTGGTTCCGCAACATTGCGGCCAACCCTCGAGTACGCGTCTACGCCGGCAGCCACGCGCCCAGGCCCGCCGCCGCGCGCGTCCTCGACCAACACGAGGCCGACCGCACGCTGGCCGACTATCGAACCCGCCACCCCAAAACGTGGGAGCGGATGCGCCCCGTGCTCGAGGACACGCTCGGCGCGCCGATCACCGACACGAATACCCCGCTGCCGCTGGTCGAGTTGAAGCTGGACTAA
- a CDS encoding DoxX family protein, whose translation MSALTSPKTYAALGAFHAVDAVLCGVQVAPIKKVLDDVGLPENVRPVLPVVKAAAAVGLLSVTRFPVLARVTTAMLTLYFVVAVGAHVRVRDKVVNGLPAALFLALFAAMTVKGPDRG comes from the coding sequence ATGAGTGCGTTGACCTCCCCCAAGACCTATGCGGCGCTTGGCGCCTTCCACGCCGTCGACGCGGTACTGTGCGGCGTCCAGGTGGCCCCGATCAAGAAGGTGCTGGATGACGTTGGCCTGCCGGAGAACGTGCGGCCCGTGTTGCCGGTGGTGAAGGCGGCCGCCGCGGTCGGCCTGCTGTCGGTCACCCGTTTCCCCGTCCTGGCGAGGGTGACGACGGCGATGCTGACGCTGTACTTCGTGGTGGCGGTCGGCGCGCACGTCCGGGTGCGCGACAAGGTCGTCAACGGCCTTCCGGCCGCGCTGTTTTTGGCCCTGTTCGCCGCGATGACGGTCAAGGGCCCGGACCGGGGTTAG
- a CDS encoding SPFH domain-containing protein has translation MQGAVAGLVLLAVLVIFAIVVVAKSVALIPQAEAAVIERLGRYSRTVSGQLTLLVPFIDRIRARVDLRERVVSFPPQPVITEDNLTLNIDTVVYFQVTVPQAAVYEISNYIVGVEQLTTTTLRNVVGGMTLEQTLTSRDQINGQLRGVLDEATNRWGLRVARVELRSIDPPPSIQASMEKQMKADREKRAMILTAEGMREAAIKEAEGQKQAQILAAEGAKQAAILGAEAERQSRMLRAQGERAAAYLQAQGQAKAIEKTFAAIKAGRPTPEMLAYQYLQTLPEMARGDANKVWVVPSDFSAALQGFTKLLGTPGQDGVFRFQPSPVEDAPKHSADDDADVADWFSTETDPAIAQAVAKAEAIARQPAEGPGELTQ, from the coding sequence ATGCAAGGTGCGGTTGCTGGTCTGGTGCTGCTGGCGGTGCTGGTGATTTTCGCCATCGTCGTGGTGGCCAAGTCGGTGGCGCTGATACCGCAGGCCGAGGCCGCGGTGATCGAACGGCTGGGCCGCTACAGCCGCACCGTCAGCGGACAACTCACACTGCTGGTGCCGTTCATCGACCGCATCCGGGCCCGGGTGGACCTGCGTGAGCGGGTGGTGTCGTTCCCGCCGCAGCCGGTGATCACCGAGGACAACCTGACCCTCAACATCGACACCGTCGTCTACTTCCAGGTCACGGTTCCCCAGGCGGCCGTCTACGAGATCAGCAACTACATCGTCGGCGTCGAGCAGCTCACCACCACCACGCTGCGCAACGTGGTCGGCGGGATGACGCTGGAGCAGACGCTGACATCGCGCGACCAGATCAACGGGCAGCTGCGCGGCGTGCTCGACGAGGCCACCAACCGCTGGGGCCTGCGGGTCGCACGGGTCGAGTTGCGCAGCATCGACCCGCCGCCGTCGATCCAGGCGTCGATGGAAAAGCAGATGAAGGCCGACCGCGAGAAGCGGGCGATGATCCTCACCGCCGAAGGTATGCGCGAGGCGGCCATCAAGGAGGCCGAGGGCCAGAAGCAGGCGCAGATCCTGGCCGCCGAGGGCGCCAAGCAGGCGGCGATCCTGGGCGCCGAGGCCGAGCGGCAGTCCCGGATGCTGCGCGCCCAGGGTGAGCGCGCCGCCGCCTACCTGCAGGCGCAGGGGCAGGCCAAGGCCATCGAGAAGACCTTCGCCGCGATCAAGGCGGGCCGGCCCACCCCGGAGATGCTCGCCTACCAGTACCTGCAGACGCTGCCGGAGATGGCCCGCGGCGACGCCAACAAGGTATGGGTGGTGCCCAGCGACTTCAGCGCGGCGCTGCAGGGATTCACCAAACTCCTGGGCACCCCGGGCCAGGACGGGGTGTTCCGCTTCCAGCCCTCGCCGGTCGAGGACGCGCCCAAGCACAGCGCCGACGACGACGCCGACGTCGCGGACTGGTTCTCCACCGAAACCGACCCCGCGATCGCCCAGGCGGTGGCGAAGGCGGAGGCGATCGCCCGTCAGCCGGCCGAAGGCCCGGGCGAGCTGACTCAATAG
- a CDS encoding NfeD family protein, whose product MHAALLWLIFALVLAGAEALTGHMFLVMLGGGALAAALTSWLLDSPVWVDGAVFLVVSVLLLVVVRPPLRRRLTPNVPRLGIEALEGKTALVLERVARDNGQVKLDGQVWTARPLDENDVYEPGEPVTVMQIDGATAVVFKAGL is encoded by the coding sequence ATGCACGCCGCGCTGCTATGGCTAATATTCGCGCTGGTGCTGGCCGGTGCGGAGGCGCTCACCGGCCATATGTTTTTGGTGATGCTCGGCGGGGGCGCGCTGGCCGCGGCCCTCACGAGTTGGTTGCTGGATTCACCGGTGTGGGTGGACGGCGCGGTGTTCCTGGTCGTCTCGGTGCTGCTGCTGGTGGTGGTGCGTCCGCCGCTGCGGCGCCGGCTGACGCCGAACGTGCCGCGCTTGGGAATCGAAGCGCTGGAGGGCAAAACCGCGCTGGTGCTCGAGCGCGTGGCCCGCGACAACGGTCAGGTGAAGCTCGACGGCCAGGTGTGGACCGCGCGTCCGCTCGACGAGAACGACGTCTACGAACCCGGCGAGCCGGTGACCGTGATGCAGATCGACGGCGCCACCGCGGTGGTCTTCAAGGCCGGCCTGTAG
- the inhA gene encoding NADH-dependent enoyl-ACP reductase InhA, translating into MAGLLDGKRILISGIITDSSIAFHIAKAAQEAGAQLVLTGFDRLRLIQRIADRLPEKAPLIELDVQNEEHLNSLAERVTAEIGDGNKLDGVVHSIGFMPQTGMGINPFFDAPYEDVSKGIHISAYSYASLAKATLPIMNPGGSIVGMDFDPSRAMPAYNWMTVAKSALESVNRFVAREAGKFGVRSNLVAAGPIRTLAMSAIVGGALGEEAGAQMQLLEEGWDQRAPIGWNMKDPTPVAKTVCALLSDWLPATTGTIIYADGGASTQLL; encoded by the coding sequence ATGGCTGGACTGCTCGACGGCAAACGGATCCTGATCTCGGGGATCATCACCGATTCGTCGATCGCGTTTCACATCGCCAAGGCGGCCCAGGAGGCCGGGGCGCAGTTGGTGCTGACCGGTTTTGACCGGTTGCGCCTGATTCAGCGCATCGCCGACCGGCTTCCGGAGAAGGCGCCGCTGATCGAGCTCGACGTGCAGAACGAGGAGCACCTGAACTCGCTGGCCGAGCGGGTGACGGCCGAGATCGGCGACGGCAACAAGCTCGACGGCGTGGTGCACTCGATCGGGTTCATGCCGCAGACGGGGATGGGCATCAACCCGTTCTTCGACGCGCCGTACGAGGACGTCTCGAAAGGCATTCACATCTCGGCGTATTCGTACGCCTCGCTGGCCAAGGCGACGCTGCCGATCATGAACCCCGGCGGTTCGATCGTCGGCATGGACTTCGACCCGAGCCGCGCGATGCCGGCGTACAACTGGATGACGGTCGCCAAGAGCGCGCTGGAATCGGTCAACCGGTTTGTGGCGCGCGAGGCGGGTAAGTTCGGCGTCCGCTCCAATCTCGTTGCCGCGGGCCCGATCCGGACCCTGGCGATGAGCGCGATCGTCGGCGGTGCGCTGGGCGAAGAGGCCGGCGCCCAGATGCAGCTGCTCGAGGAGGGTTGGGACCAGCGCGCCCCGATCGGCTGGAACATGAAAGACCCGACACCGGTCGCCAAGACGGTGTGCGCGCTGCTGTCGGACTGGCTGCCGGCGACGACGGGGACCATCATCTACGCCGACGGTGGCGCCAGCACGCAATTGCTTTAG
- the fabG1 gene encoding 3-oxoacyl-ACP reductase FabG1 has translation MTDTATENTTESAADYGRPAFVARSVLVTGGNRGIGLAIAQRLAADGHKVAVTHRGSGAPEGLFGVVCDVTDNEAIDRAFKEVEEHQGPVEVLVSNAGISKDAFLIRMTEERFEEVINANLTGAFRVTQRAARSMQKKRFGRIIYIGSVSGSWGIGNQSNYAAAKAGLIGMARSISRELSKANVTANVVAPGYIDTEMTRALDERIQAGALDFIPAKRVGTAAEVAGVVSFLASEDASYIAGAVIPVDGGMGMGH, from the coding sequence GTGACTGACACGGCCACCGAGAACACCACCGAAAGTGCTGCCGACTACGGCAGACCCGCATTCGTAGCCCGCTCGGTCCTGGTTACCGGAGGAAACCGGGGGATCGGTCTGGCGATCGCGCAGCGGCTGGCCGCCGACGGCCACAAGGTGGCGGTCACGCACCGGGGATCCGGGGCGCCCGAGGGGTTGTTCGGCGTCGTGTGCGACGTCACCGACAACGAGGCCATCGACCGCGCCTTCAAGGAGGTCGAGGAGCACCAGGGGCCGGTTGAGGTGCTGGTGTCCAACGCCGGCATATCCAAGGACGCATTCCTCATCCGGATGACCGAGGAGCGGTTCGAGGAGGTCATCAACGCCAACCTCACCGGGGCGTTCCGGGTGACCCAGCGCGCCGCGCGCAGCATGCAGAAAAAGCGGTTCGGCCGCATCATCTACATCGGCTCGGTCTCCGGCAGCTGGGGCATCGGCAACCAGTCCAACTACGCGGCCGCCAAGGCCGGCCTGATCGGCATGGCCCGCTCGATCTCCCGGGAGCTGTCCAAGGCCAACGTGACCGCGAATGTGGTGGCGCCGGGCTACATCGACACCGAGATGACCCGTGCCCTCGACGAGCGGATCCAGGCGGGTGCGCTGGACTTCATCCCGGCCAAGCGGGTCGGCACCGCCGCCGAGGTCGCCGGGGTGGTCAGCTTCCTGGCATCCGAGGACGCCAGCTACATCGCCGGCGCGGTCATCCCGGTGGACGGCGGCATGGGCATGGGCCACTGA
- a CDS encoding VWA domain-containing protein produces MSLPLLGPMSLSGFEHSWFFLFLLVVFGLAALYILMQLARQRRMLRFANMELLESVAPKRPSTWRHVPAILLVASLVLFTIAMAGPTNDVRIPRNRAVVMLVIDVSQSMRATDVQPNRMAAAQEAAKQFADELTPGINLGLIAYAGTATVLVSPTTNRDSTKAALDKLQFADRTATGEGIFTALQAIATVGAVIGGGDKPPPARIVLFSDGKETMPTNPDNPKGAFTAARTAKDQGVPISTISFGTPYGFVEINDQRQPVPVDDETLKKVAQLSGGNAYNAASLQELKAVYATLQQQIGYETIKGDASVGWVRLGALVLALAALAALLINRRLPT; encoded by the coding sequence ATGAGCCTGCCGCTCCTGGGCCCGATGTCGTTGTCGGGCTTCGAACATTCGTGGTTCTTCCTGTTCCTGTTGGTCGTCTTCGGCCTGGCCGCGCTCTACATCCTGATGCAGTTGGCGCGGCAGCGGCGCATGCTGCGGTTCGCCAACATGGAGCTGTTGGAAAGCGTTGCGCCCAAACGGCCTTCGACGTGGCGGCATGTGCCGGCCATCCTGCTGGTCGCGTCCCTGGTGCTGTTCACGATCGCGATGGCGGGCCCGACGAACGACGTCCGCATTCCCCGCAACCGCGCGGTGGTGATGCTGGTGATCGACGTGTCGCAGTCGATGCGCGCCACCGACGTGCAACCCAACCGGATGGCGGCGGCCCAGGAGGCGGCCAAGCAGTTCGCCGACGAGCTCACCCCGGGCATCAACCTGGGACTGATCGCGTATGCGGGGACCGCGACGGTGTTGGTGTCGCCGACGACCAATCGGGACTCGACCAAGGCCGCGCTGGACAAGCTGCAGTTCGCCGACCGCACCGCCACCGGGGAGGGCATCTTCACCGCCCTGCAGGCCATCGCGACGGTCGGCGCGGTGATCGGCGGCGGCGACAAGCCGCCGCCGGCGCGCATCGTGTTGTTCTCCGACGGCAAGGAGACGATGCCGACCAACCCCGACAACCCGAAGGGCGCCTTCACCGCCGCGCGCACCGCCAAGGACCAGGGCGTGCCGATCTCGACGATCTCGTTCGGCACCCCCTACGGTTTCGTCGAGATCAACGACCAGCGCCAGCCGGTGCCGGTCGACGACGAGACCCTCAAGAAGGTGGCCCAGCTCTCGGGCGGAAACGCTTACAACGCAGCGTCTTTGCAGGAGCTGAAGGCCGTCTACGCGACCCTGCAACAGCAGATCGGCTACGAGACGATCAAGGGCGATGCGAGCGTGGGCTGGGTGCGGCTGGGCGCGCTGGTGTTGGCGTTGGCGGCGCTGGCGGCGCTGCTGATCAACCGCCGCCTGCCGACTTGA